One Jeotgalicoccus saudimassiliensis DNA window includes the following coding sequences:
- a CDS encoding DUF429 domain-containing protein: MKFIGIDLAWTYKNESGICVIDESGEVLMLESAVFSDDELVNIIKNYSGETLHIAIDAPLVVNNETGSRQAERDLQRSRINGHRLFAFHSNRTFMVKTYKGIRGEMLSSLIIRNIPDISIGMHEQGSTIIETFPTGIVSGLFPDIFPVKYKRKKGMTFEETVGQMKLMTERIGLFEQQNLISKFSEKLIVDQETITRKHHKHLEDKLDAVLCALGLYLIHKDIAASRKFGTDEDGFILIPEVVKY, encoded by the coding sequence ATGAAGTTTATCGGCATAGATCTTGCATGGACATATAAAAATGAAAGCGGTATTTGTGTTATAGACGAGAGTGGGGAAGTGCTGATGCTGGAGTCGGCAGTTTTCAGTGATGACGAGCTCGTCAATATTATTAAAAATTACAGCGGCGAAACGCTGCACATTGCTATTGACGCGCCGCTCGTTGTGAATAATGAGACAGGCTCACGCCAGGCGGAACGGGATCTGCAGCGGAGCAGAATTAACGGGCACCGTCTGTTTGCATTTCACTCGAACAGAACGTTTATGGTGAAAACGTATAAAGGCATCAGAGGTGAAATGCTGAGCAGCTTAATAATCAGGAACATTCCGGATATCAGCATCGGTATGCATGAACAGGGCTCAACAATCATCGAAACATTCCCGACAGGTATCGTGAGCGGTCTGTTTCCGGATATATTTCCGGTTAAATATAAACGTAAAAAAGGCATGACGTTCGAAGAAACAGTAGGTCAGATGAAACTGATGACCGAACGGATAGGGCTCTTTGAACAGCAGAATCTGATTTCAAAATTCAGTGAAAAACTGATTGTGGATCAAGAGACGATTACCCGCAAACATCATAAACATCTGGAAGACAAACTGGATGCAGTGCTGTGTGCGCTGGGATTATATTTAATACACAAAGATATTGCTGCATCGAGAAAATTCGGAACGGACGAAGATGGATTCATCCTGATACCGGAAGTTGTAAAATATTAA
- a CDS encoding isochorismatase family protein yields the protein MTKALLIIDVQKGFLKGHEELPERIAGVARHFLRNHDKVVAVQHIDENEGSPIEFGTDGANIPDILTDTADIFIQKKTPVAFKDTELDGYLKKHKIKELFIVGFNMEFCILFTAVAAFDRGYDVTVIEDLCGTENNGSTYGMNDLEIEKFVGTVLDRSDVVQNKRLDETEFKDD from the coding sequence ATGACAAAAGCACTGCTTATTATCGATGTGCAGAAAGGGTTTCTAAAAGGCCATGAAGAACTGCCGGAGCGCATTGCCGGCGTTGCCCGTCATTTCTTAAGAAATCATGATAAGGTTGTTGCGGTTCAGCATATTGATGAGAATGAAGGCAGCCCGATTGAATTCGGTACCGACGGCGCAAACATTCCGGATATTTTAACAGATACTGCTGATATTTTTATTCAGAAAAAAACACCGGTTGCTTTTAAAGATACAGAGCTCGACGGGTATTTAAAGAAACATAAAATTAAAGAGCTGTTTATCGTCGGATTTAATATGGAATTCTGCATACTGTTTACTGCTGTTGCTGCTTTCGACAGAGGCTATGATGTTACAGTAATTGAAGACTTATGCGGTACGGAAAATAATGGAAGCACTTATGGAATGAATGATCTCGAGATCGAGAAATTCGTCGGCACTGTACTCGACCGGTCTGATGTTGTTCAGAATAAACGTCTGGATGAAACAGAGTTTAAAGATGATTGA
- a CDS encoding aminoglycoside phosphotransferase family protein, translated as MIEELMSELPLNDIQSITPFNRGWSDDRKFIVTAENSKFLLRVGNIKNKDRFLQHVLLLQQSAEMNIPTHNPAAHGECLSATHYYILLNWIEGNNAGDVLTGFTSSEQYDFGVTAGKILSNIHSFTPVFENPESWSKRYNRKIDRKIEMYNNCELKYQNGELLFDVITKYRQLIKNKTDVQHHGDFHIGNMLIDSNHKLHIIDFDRHDTGEAYEEFNRITWCASVSPEFASGRIDGYFNNDVPEEFWEMLQLYIATNMLSSLPWAIPFGEKEIRTMRRSYAELLNWYDDFELTVPKWYRKYENH; from the coding sequence ATGATTGAAGAATTAATGTCCGAGCTGCCGCTTAACGATATTCAATCTATTACACCGTTTAACCGGGGATGGTCCGATGACCGGAAATTTATCGTTACAGCCGAAAACAGTAAATTTCTGCTTAGAGTCGGCAACATTAAAAACAAAGACAGATTTCTGCAGCATGTTCTTCTGTTACAGCAGTCTGCGGAAATGAATATTCCGACTCACAACCCGGCTGCCCACGGAGAATGTTTGTCAGCGACTCATTACTACATTCTCCTGAACTGGATTGAAGGTAATAATGCCGGTGATGTACTGACCGGTTTCACTTCATCAGAACAGTATGATTTCGGAGTCACTGCCGGGAAAATCCTGTCAAATATTCACAGTTTCACACCGGTATTTGAGAATCCGGAATCGTGGAGTAAAAGGTATAATCGTAAAATCGACCGTAAGATTGAAATGTACAACAACTGTGAATTGAAATATCAAAACGGTGAACTGCTTTTTGACGTAATTACGAAATACAGACAGCTTATTAAAAATAAAACCGACGTACAGCACCACGGTGATTTCCATATCGGTAATATGCTGATTGATTCAAATCATAAGCTGCATATTATTGACTTTGACCGGCACGATACCGGTGAAGCTTACGAAGAATTTAACCGGATTACATGGTGTGCTTCAGTCAGTCCGGAGTTTGCCAGCGGCAGAATTGACGGTTACTTTAACAATGACGTTCCTGAAGAATTCTGGGAGATGCTGCAGCTGTATATTGCAACGAACATGCTCTCATCACTGCCGTGGGCAATTCCTTTCGGTGAAAAAGAAATCCGGACAATGAGACGCTCTTATGCTGAACTTCTAAATTGGTACGACGACTTTGAACTGACTGTTCCAAAATGGTACAGGAAATATGAGAATCATTAA
- a CDS encoding Na+/H+ antiporter NhaC family protein — MEYGFLSLLPPLLAIIIAILTKQTVAALFLGVWFGATVMNGWNPASGFTYTVNEIMVPSIADPWNASLILLVVFTGGFINVLRTTGAGRAFGEFATRKVNTRQKGQNFVWGSAFLFSYTEPVLILGTVTRPITDKLKISRVKLAYIVDSMGSPVASMSPISVYAPFITGLIATQLAALSLSENPWSLFIQMIPFHLYGIFAILGVLLVVNMKIDIGPMYKAEQRAIKTGKLYGEHDKLMINENGEETNVDADIFSFLIPLGLLFTGIFGVIFWTGDIASNGLAGAFLNADIIFAITTGFFLGSLGGMLYAKLRYNQPLIDLLNGYVDGIMQVMIVPVILVMAWSIGTVATEMGLGEVIAHYAGSYLPAFLVPVIIFLLGGLIAFASGSSWGVFSIMIPIAIPMGAALDLELALVIGAAISGGVFGDHCSPISDTSIMSSTGSAADHMEHIRTQLPYAIMIALAASTGFLMTGVTQNSILGIVTTAVVLVAILQFVKKRMQKKHAAFDG, encoded by the coding sequence ATGGAGTACGGTTTTTTATCGCTTTTACCACCGCTACTCGCAATTATTATTGCCATTCTGACCAAACAGACCGTCGCCGCACTATTTTTAGGTGTCTGGTTTGGTGCTACGGTAATGAACGGATGGAACCCTGCCTCAGGTTTTACATATACAGTTAATGAGATAATGGTTCCGTCGATTGCAGATCCGTGGAATGCATCATTAATACTGCTCGTTGTCTTTACGGGCGGATTCATTAACGTGCTCAGAACGACAGGAGCAGGCAGGGCATTCGGAGAATTTGCGACGCGTAAAGTCAATACACGCCAGAAAGGACAGAATTTTGTCTGGGGCAGTGCATTCTTATTCTCCTACACAGAGCCGGTGTTGATTTTAGGTACTGTAACGCGGCCGATTACGGATAAATTAAAAATTTCGCGTGTTAAACTTGCGTACATTGTCGATTCGATGGGCAGTCCTGTTGCCTCGATGTCGCCGATCAGTGTGTATGCACCGTTTATTACGGGACTCATTGCAACACAACTTGCTGCGCTGAGCCTGTCGGAAAACCCGTGGTCATTATTCATTCAGATGATTCCGTTCCACTTATACGGTATATTTGCGATTCTCGGTGTGCTGCTTGTCGTGAATATGAAAATCGATATCGGACCGATGTATAAAGCAGAGCAGCGTGCGATTAAAACCGGTAAACTATACGGTGAGCACGATAAACTGATGATTAACGAAAACGGTGAAGAAACTAATGTGGATGCGGATATTTTCAGCTTCCTGATTCCTCTCGGACTGCTGTTTACAGGAATATTCGGAGTGATATTCTGGACCGGTGATATTGCGTCAAACGGACTGGCAGGCGCATTTTTAAATGCCGATATCATCTTTGCGATTACGACGGGATTCTTCCTAGGTTCACTCGGTGGAATGCTGTATGCGAAACTGCGCTACAACCAGCCGCTCATAGATCTGTTAAACGGTTATGTAGACGGGATTATGCAGGTGATGATAGTACCGGTTATTTTAGTAATGGCATGGTCGATCGGAACTGTCGCTACCGAAATGGGACTTGGTGAAGTAATCGCTCACTATGCGGGTAGTTACCTGCCGGCATTTTTAGTACCGGTAATCATTTTCTTATTAGGCGGTTTAATTGCCTTTGCGTCGGGAAGTTCATGGGGCGTGTTCTCGATTATGATTCCAATCGCAATTCCGATGGGTGCTGCACTTGATCTGGAGCTTGCACTGGTTATCGGTGCAGCAATCAGCGGCGGTGTGTTTGGAGACCACTGTTCACCGATATCCGATACGAGTATTATGTCATCTACAGGATCTGCAGCAGACCATATGGAACATATTCGTACGCAGCTGCCGTATGCAATTATGATTGCACTGGCAGCGAGCACAGGATTCCTGATGACGGGGGTGACACAGAACTCAATCCTCGGAATTGTGACGACAGCAGTTGTACTGGTTGCAATTCTTCAGTTTGTTAAAAAACGAATGCAAAAGAAACATGCCGCTTTTGACGGATAA
- a CDS encoding purple acid phosphatase family protein, translated as MKDELQSSRPLFTKLSVGLMAAALGVSAVFSPVAEGAGGGSPNGTESSAPVEQTAEQEEFSPVLSDEKPAVAAVSVNNMPNRIITTINGNTQTEMAFNWYTTDLFEDAKVWVSKSGNFDDTLEFKAEATKVTSSYGERDKTGNYIFAEVKENSEGEPVEDENGEPVLNGYYTDRQAHGDDWMSGDYGHIELTDVTEYSYKAKATDLEQNTDYYYQVGSESGKVSETGTFKTSGKAGDPFKFVHYTDTQNAFWNENVRNEAAFGANTLMNALETAGDADFVLHTGDVVETAEVEDEWVDLFGQSQPYFMQTAMAVASGNHDEYALEYGDDPLTEKFNEHVNVPAANNKIDGGSYYSFDYNGVHFVTLNTNDNKKSEDNPEGKAIGEEQMEWIREDVEQARANGAEWIVLNYHKPLYSKSYHSLQDEDVQKVREELTALIDELDIDLALQGHDHVISRTHSLTHVPTEENFSNAEVEDVETFVGDNGVEYMEDPDGTVYVLPNTGGTKEYDDVYSKGLDHLHEVRPDLNWMTQENMDHYSSLFGFGGQPQDTDAFDDSHSNNRDSSTQNFAIYEVEDDEMIVSMYQLSGDFMLGEERTVELVDQFGIQNGED; from the coding sequence GTACTTTCAGATGAGAAACCTGCTGTGGCGGCAGTGTCTGTAAACAACATGCCAAACCGTATTATCACGACAATAAACGGTAATACTCAAACGGAAATGGCTTTTAACTGGTATACAACTGATTTATTTGAAGATGCTAAAGTATGGGTTTCTAAATCAGGGAACTTCGATGATACTTTAGAATTTAAAGCGGAAGCGACAAAAGTCACTTCAAGTTACGGTGAACGTGACAAAACCGGAAATTACATATTTGCTGAAGTTAAAGAAAACTCGGAAGGGGAGCCGGTTGAAGACGAAAATGGTGAACCTGTACTCAATGGATACTATACTGACCGGCAGGCACACGGTGACGACTGGATGTCCGGAGATTACGGACATATCGAACTTACTGATGTAACGGAGTATTCATATAAAGCAAAAGCGACAGACCTTGAGCAGAATACGGATTATTATTACCAGGTCGGCAGTGAATCAGGTAAAGTCAGCGAAACAGGAACATTCAAAACATCAGGGAAAGCGGGAGATCCATTTAAATTCGTTCACTACACAGATACACAGAATGCTTTCTGGAACGAAAACGTACGGAATGAAGCAGCATTCGGTGCGAACACGTTAATGAATGCACTCGAAACTGCAGGCGATGCAGATTTCGTTTTGCACACAGGTGACGTAGTTGAAACAGCTGAAGTGGAAGATGAGTGGGTGGACTTATTCGGCCAGTCACAACCATACTTCATGCAGACGGCAATGGCAGTCGCATCAGGTAACCACGATGAATATGCTCTTGAATACGGCGACGACCCGCTGACAGAGAAATTCAACGAACACGTGAACGTACCGGCAGCAAACAATAAAATCGACGGCGGTTCTTACTACTCATTCGATTATAATGGCGTGCACTTTGTTACATTAAACACGAATGATAACAAAAAATCCGAAGATAATCCCGAAGGAAAAGCAATCGGTGAAGAGCAGATGGAGTGGATTCGTGAAGACGTTGAACAGGCACGTGCGAACGGTGCAGAGTGGATTGTTTTAAACTACCACAAACCATTGTATTCTAAATCGTATCACTCACTGCAGGATGAAGATGTCCAGAAAGTAAGAGAGGAACTGACTGCATTAATCGATGAACTGGATATCGACCTGGCACTGCAGGGGCATGACCATGTTATATCAAGAACACACTCATTAACGCATGTACCGACAGAAGAGAACTTCTCAAACGCTGAAGTTGAAGATGTTGAAACATTCGTCGGAGACAACGGAGTTGAGTATATGGAGGACCCGGACGGTACAGTTTATGTACTGCCGAACACAGGCGGTACTAAAGAGTATGACGATGTATACTCTAAAGGACTTGACCACCTTCACGAAGTGAGACCTGATCTTAACTGGATGACGCAGGAAAACATGGATCACTACAGCAGCTTATTCGGTTTTGGCGGCCAGCCGCAGGACACAGATGCATTTGATGATTCACACTCGAACAACCGTGATTCATCTACACAGAACTTCGCAATTTACGAAGTGGAAGACGATGAAATGATCGTCAGCATGTATCAGTTAAGCGGTGACTTTATGCTGGGTGAAGAAAGAACTGTAGAACTCGTAGACCAGTTCGGAATTCAAAACGGTGAAGATTAA